One genomic segment of Ricinus communis isolate WT05 ecotype wild-type chromosome 3, ASM1957865v1, whole genome shotgun sequence includes these proteins:
- the LOC125369514 gene encoding secreted RxLR effector protein 161-like, translating into MKKEFEMTDLREMKYFLGIEINQGAEGIHICQRKYAEDILARFGMTECNGVKNPMVPGNKLSKQEGREADSTLFKQMVGSLMYITATRLDLMYGVCLISRFMSKPMEIHMLTANRILRYIRHTTKLRIFYKKESKNELTAYTDSDYAGDNTDFKSTSGYTCMMNGGAVTWMSKKQPIVTLSSIEAEYVAAATCACQCVWMRAILKQIGEDDSKPITVLCDNSSSVSWKD; encoded by the coding sequence ATGAAGAAGGAGTTTGAAATGACTGATTTGAGGGAGATGAAATATTTTCTGGGGATAGAAATAAATCAAGGTGCAGAAGGAATACATATTTGTCAAAGAAAATATGCTGAAGATATTTTGGCTAGATTTGGTATGACTGAGTGCAATGGTGTAAAGAATCCTATGGTTCCAGGCAACAAATTGTCAAAACAGGAAGGGAGAGAAGCAGACTCTACTTTGTTCAAGCAAATGGTGGGCAGTCTTATGTACATTACAGCTACAAGACTTGACTTGATGTATGGTGTGTGTTTGATTAGCAGGTTTATGTCTAAACCTATGGAGATCCATATGCTTACAGCAAATAGGATATTGAGGTATATAAGGCACACGACCAAGCTGAGAATTTTCTACAAGAAGGAGAGCAAGAATGAGCTCACTGCCTATACTGACAGTGATTATGCAGGGGACAACACAGATTTTAAAAGTACTTCTGGCTACACTTGTATGATGAATGGTGGAGCAGTAACTTGGATGTCCAAGAAACAACCCATTGTTACACTCTCAAGCATTGAGGCAGAATATGTTGCAGCTGCAACTTGTGCATGTCAATGTGTGTGGATGCGAGCTATCTTAAAGCAAATTGGAGAAGATGACAGCAAGCCAATTACAGTTCTATGTGATAATTCTTCAAGTGTTTCATGGAAGGACTAA